In one Microcoleus sp. bin38.metabat.b11b12b14.051 genomic region, the following are encoded:
- a CDS encoding BsuBI/PstI family type II restriction endonuclease — protein MDENRLNWRSNFSQQMIAPHFQTLIIPADSQTTAKNLLNKIDLFRLEATQKLQQSQRGEKGQFLTPCSVAILMAGMFEFNCSDISLLDAGAGIGSLLAAVVCELCQRPNKPRSLHIIAYEIDIILSDYLKKTLELCRIECQNSGIFFTSEIREVDFIKDAADMLHPNLFTQSVKLEFTNAIINPPYAKIDAKSQVRTLLRAIGVETSNLYAGFTIAAAKLLKPNGELVSITPRSFCNGLYFRDFRQVFLQMMALRQIHIFESRQEIFRDDAVLQETIIMRATQQIEKPDTVLITSSNIAEDDLILSHNLRYADVVNPKDSDQFIRILPDSVSQQVVEQMAQFTCNLQELGLTVSTGKVVDFRVRSDLRLELENNTVPLIYPAHFSAGGVEYPTATRKHQALAVTEKTAPQLVANEHYVLTKRFSSKEEKKRIVAVVWDGNKINSSSVGFENHLNYFHQQGRGLNLTLARGLAVYLNSSLIDDFFRLFNGNTQVNATDLRNLKYPSLKQLFLLGAEIGEIFPTQREIDQLVERQLLKVTNPLENSPMTIKNRIDESLEILATLGFPKGQLNERSALTLLALLDIKPKDTWESAKSPLLGITPIMEFMKQEYGKKYAANTRESVRRQTVHQFLDAGLIVVNPDSPERPVNSPKTAYRIEDSALELLRTYESSDWEKNVRAYLASVETLKKRYAQEREMARIPITIEGEIKTLSPGGHNVLIAKIISEFATRFTPAGRLLYVGDTDEKFAHFNEPSLTALGVTVDAHGKMPDVIIHFTERNWLVLIEAVTSHGPINPKRKTELENLFRSSTVPLVMVTAFLSRKAMAEYLSDISWETDVWVAEEATHLIHFNGQHLLQAYSKDENICESE, from the coding sequence TTGGACGAAAATAGACTGAACTGGCGATCGAACTTTTCTCAACAAATGATAGCACCGCACTTTCAAACCCTAATCATTCCTGCTGACAGCCAAACAACAGCAAAAAATTTACTCAATAAAATAGATTTATTCCGGTTAGAAGCAACCCAGAAGTTGCAGCAAAGCCAGAGGGGAGAAAAGGGACAATTTTTAACACCTTGCTCTGTGGCAATTTTGATGGCTGGAATGTTTGAATTTAATTGTTCTGATATATCGCTTTTAGATGCAGGTGCAGGTATTGGCTCCCTATTAGCCGCAGTTGTTTGCGAGCTTTGCCAACGCCCAAACAAACCACGAAGCCTGCACATTATAGCCTATGAAATAGACATTATTTTGAGTGATTACCTCAAGAAAACTTTAGAGTTATGCAGAATTGAATGTCAGAACTCCGGCATATTTTTCACCAGTGAAATTCGTGAAGTAGATTTCATCAAAGACGCGGCGGATATGTTGCATCCCAATTTATTTACACAGTCTGTAAAACTAGAATTCACAAATGCAATTATCAATCCTCCCTACGCCAAAATAGATGCTAAATCCCAAGTCAGAACATTGCTGCGTGCTATAGGAGTAGAAACCAGCAATCTCTACGCTGGATTCACCATTGCAGCAGCTAAACTGCTCAAACCAAACGGTGAATTAGTTTCGATAACTCCCCGCAGCTTTTGCAACGGTTTATACTTTCGAGATTTCCGCCAAGTCTTCCTGCAAATGATGGCTTTACGCCAAATACACATCTTTGAATCCAGACAGGAAATATTTCGCGATGATGCGGTGCTGCAAGAAACTATTATTATGCGAGCTACCCAACAAATAGAAAAGCCAGATACTGTACTTATAACTTCCAGCAATATTGCTGAGGACGACTTAATTTTATCTCATAATTTACGATATGCTGATGTCGTTAACCCCAAAGATTCCGACCAATTCATTCGGATTCTACCGGATTCAGTCAGCCAGCAAGTAGTCGAGCAAATGGCTCAATTCACTTGTAATCTACAAGAATTAGGCTTAACAGTCTCCACCGGAAAAGTTGTAGATTTTCGCGTTCGCTCTGATTTGCGGTTAGAACTAGAAAACAATACAGTTCCGCTGATTTATCCAGCACACTTCTCGGCTGGCGGCGTTGAATATCCGACAGCAACCAGAAAGCATCAAGCTTTAGCTGTTACGGAAAAAACTGCTCCACAGCTAGTAGCTAACGAACATTATGTTTTGACCAAGCGCTTCTCATCCAAGGAAGAGAAAAAGCGAATTGTTGCCGTTGTCTGGGATGGCAATAAAATTAATAGTTCTAGCGTTGGTTTTGAGAACCATTTAAATTATTTTCACCAACAAGGACGCGGATTAAACCTCACTCTCGCGCGGGGATTGGCAGTTTATCTAAATTCGAGCTTGATCGATGATTTTTTTCGACTTTTTAATGGAAACACTCAAGTTAATGCTACTGATTTGCGTAATTTGAAGTATCCTAGTTTAAAACAACTATTTCTACTTGGTGCTGAAATAGGAGAAATATTTCCTACACAACGAGAGATTGATCAACTTGTCGAGAGACAACTGCTGAAGGTGACAAATCCATTAGAAAATAGCCCGATGACAATCAAAAACCGTATCGATGAATCTTTAGAAATACTTGCAACGCTGGGTTTTCCAAAAGGTCAGCTTAACGAACGTTCAGCCTTAACTCTTCTGGCTTTGCTTGACATCAAGCCAAAGGATACTTGGGAATCGGCAAAATCTCCACTTTTGGGAATCACACCAATTATGGAATTTATGAAGCAGGAGTACGGTAAAAAATATGCAGCAAATACGCGGGAAAGTGTGCGCCGCCAGACTGTGCATCAGTTTCTTGATGCAGGTTTAATTGTTGTTAATCCTGACAGTCCCGAACGTCCGGTGAACAGTCCCAAAACAGCATATCGGATAGAAGACAGTGCTTTGGAACTGCTACGAACTTATGAAAGTTCTGACTGGGAGAAGAATGTTCGTGCTTACCTCGCATCCGTCGAAACGCTCAAAAAACGATATGCACAAGAGCGAGAAATGGCGCGAATTCCAATTACAATTGAAGGCGAGATTAAAACTCTTTCACCAGGGGGACACAACGTTTTAATTGCCAAAATTATTAGTGAGTTTGCGACTCGGTTTACTCCTGCTGGTAGGCTGCTTTATGTCGGAGATACCGATGAAAAGTTTGCTCATTTCAACGAACCATCGTTAACTGCACTAGGCGTTACAGTTGATGCTCACGGTAAGATGCCAGATGTAATTATTCACTTTACTGAAAGAAACTGGTTGGTGTTGATTGAAGCTGTTACTTCTCACGGCCCGATTAATCCCAAACGCAAAACTGAGCTTGAGAATCTTTTTAGAAGTTCGACAGTACCTTTGGTGATGGTGACAGCTTTCCTCAGCCGCAAGGCAATGGCGGAATATCTATCTGATATTTCCTGGGAAACCGATGTCTGGGTAGCAGAAGAAGCTACTCACCTGATTCATTTTAACGGACAACATCTGTTGCAAGCTTATTCAAAAGATGAAAATATTTGTGAGTCAGAATGA